TCCGAAGATCATCGAACTCATCGCGTTGTACCGGCCGCGCAGCTCGTCGGTGGCGAGCGCGTTGGTCAGCGCCGGCATCACCGGTGACAGCAGCGTCTCGCCGAAGCCGAAGATCGCCGAGCAGGCCACCACGCCGAGCGCCGCGAGCAGCGCGTTCCCCGTACCGACCAGGCCGGCGGCGCCGAGCACCAGCCAGGCGGTCGCGAAGACCGCGCCCACCGCGGCGAGCGCGCCGGTCCGGCTGCGCCCCTCCAGCCGACGGATCACCAGCAGCTGGGAGAGCACGATCATCACCGTGTTCGCGGCGAGGGCCCAGGCCACCACCCGCGGTGTCACCCCCACCACCCGGATCGCGTACGCGGTGAAGCCCACCTCGATCTGCGCGTAACCGCAGGTGGTGAGCACCAGCCCGAAGACGACCAGGCGGCGGAACGGCCGGTCCCGCAGCACGGTGAGATAGCCCCCGGTCGCCGGCCGCTCCTCGGCGCCCGTGGCGACGGCGAGCCGGTGGCCGACCTGCGGCAGGGTCAGCAGGATCACCGCCGGCATCAGATAGCTCAGCGCGTCCAGCAGATAGATCGCCTGGAAGGTCACCGGGCGGGCCACGTCGACCACCGCGCCGGAGACCAGACCGCCCAGCCCGATGCCGAGGTTGAGCAGGGCGAACTGGAGGCCGAAGACGCGCTGCCGCTCACCGTCGTCGGTCAACGACGCGAGGATGGTCGCCTGCCCGGACCAGAGCGCCGAGCTGCCCACCGCGACGAGTGTGAGGACCGCGAAGGCGGTGCCGGTCGAGTGGACCAGGGCGAGCAGCCCGGTGCCCACCGCCTCCAGCACGAGACAGGGCAGCACCACCCGGCGGGCGCCGAACCGGTCGATCAGCGTGCCGCCCACCGGGGACAGTGCGAGCGTCACCGCACCGCACCAGCCGATCGCCAGACCGGCTGTGGTGTCGCTCA
This genomic interval from Micromonospora sp. CCTCC AA 2012012 contains the following:
- a CDS encoding MFS transporter — protein: MLRRALPTRPEARRILLGTLLSAVGRGLTLPFLFIYLTDLRGLSDTTAGLAIGWCGAVTLALSPVGGTLIDRFGARRVVLPCLVLEAVGTGLLALVHSTGTAFAVLTLVAVGSSALWSGQATILASLTDDGERQRVFGLQFALLNLGIGLGGLVSGAVVDVARPVTFQAIYLLDALSYLMPAVILLTLPQVGHRLAVATGAEERPATGGYLTVLRDRPFRRLVVFGLVLTTCGYAQIEVGFTAYAIRVVGVTPRVVAWALAANTVMIVLSQLLVIRRLEGRSRTGALAAVGAVFATAWLVLGAAGLVGTGNALLAALGVVACSAIFGFGETLLSPVMPALTNALATDELRGRYNAMSSMIFGISGVIGPVTAGPLIGAAHGRVWVVAVVGGCLTASVIALSLRRLLDPGQDGRGTLAPPREPEAVAR